The DNA segment TTGCCGAACTGGCCGAGCTTCCGGACGACAAACCGGTGTACGTCGTGTGCAGGTCAGGCGGCCGGTCGGCGCGTGCTGCCGCGTGGCTCAACGCGGCCGGGGTCGTCGACGCGGTCAACGTCGCGGGCGGAATGAAGTCGTGGCTCACGGAAGGTCGTTCGATCGTCGGCGACCGTGAGGGTGTGCGAGCCGAGGTGCTCTGACCGATGCGGCCGGGGCAGCCACACGGCCGCACGCGGGTGCGGTGGGTAGCGACGGTTCCCGCCGGCGCAGCCCCGCCGCGTCGTGCCGCGGCTGCCGAGCCGTACACCGGGCCGCCCAGGTACGCGACGACACCGCGGTGGGGATTTCCGAATCTCGCGTGGCGATGGCCGACGGCCGTGCCGGGTGTCGATCCGCGCGAGTCCGTACCCCTTCAGCGACTTCGCATGGTCGCCAGAAACGCCGTCGCCCTGCTGTGGACGCTGGCCGGGCTCGCCGTCGTCGCCGGTGGTGCCGAGATCTGGCGATACGTGCTGCTCGTGCAGAGCAGGAACTCCGCGTTGAGTCCCACGGTCGTCGGTGCCTCCGACGCGCTGGTGCTCGCGTTTTCGCTGCTCACCTTCGTACTCGCGGTCTTCGCCGCCGCCGTGGTGCTGTGGTGGTTCTTCGTCGCCAGGTCCGCCGCGGCCGACGAGGCCGGTCAGGAACCGGCGAGGTCGACGTGGTTCGTGCTGCTCGGCCTGCTCGTCCCAGGGCCCAACCTGGTGCTGGCAGGCCCGATCCTCGGCGAACTCGAACACGCCGCGCTCGGCAGGTCCGAACACACGCGGCCACGGCCGTCGTGGCTCGTGCTCGGCTGGTGGGCGGCTTGGGTGGCCAACGGGGCGCTGCTGGTGCTGACCGTGCTGTGGCGGATGCGCGACGGCGTCCAAGCCGATGCCGATGGTGTCGTGCTCAGCGCGTTGACCGACCTGTGCGCGGCGGGGCTCGCCGTGCTGACCGCGTTGGTCGTGCAGCGTGTCACGAGCTTGCTCGCGCCGATCGACGGCCGGTTCATGCGCTTGCTGCGGGTGGTGAAGGTCAGCGGGGCGCCCGAGGTCGAGCGACGCCCCCGGTCGGCGATGGCACCGCGCTGAGCCGCCGGTCAGCCCACTGTCACCGGCAACGTTCGCAGCCCTCTGATGACGAACTCCGGCCTCCGCTCCGGGGTTCGGGCAAGACGCAGGCCGGGAAGCCGCTTCGCGAGCGCGTCGAAAGCCGCGGCGATCTCGATCCTGGCCAGCGGTGCGCCGAGGCAGTAGTGAATGCCGCCCCCGAAGCCGAGGTGCGGGTTGGGATCGCGCCCGATGTCGAACGTGTCGGGATCGGTGAACACCTCGGGATCACGGGCGGCGGCGCCGAGCAGCGCGGCCACCTTCTGCCCCTCTTCGATGCGAACGCCCGCGATCTCGACCCCGGCCGTCGCCGTCCGCTCGAAGAGCTGAAGCGGCGAGTCGTAGCGGATGAGTTCTTCGGTCGCCGGACTGACAAGGCGTTCGTCGGCGACGAGGCGGTCCCACTGGTCGCGGTGGGTCAGCAGCGCGAGGGTTCCGTTGCCGATCACGTTGACGGTCGCCTCGTGACCGGCCATCAGCAACAGGACCGCCGTCGCGACCACCTCGTCCCCGGTGAGGTCGCCGCTGACGAGGTGACTCAGCAGGTCGTCGGCGGGGTGGGCCCTGCGTCGCTCCGCGATCGCGCGCAGGTAGCTGGCGAACTCCTCGGCTCCCCGCTCAGCGGCCTCCCGTTGCGGCTGCGGTAAGTCGTATTCGTACATCTTGACGATGGAGTTGCTCCAGTCCACGAGCTGTGGACCATCGGCGGAATCGACCCCGAGCAGTTCCGCGATCACCGCGACCGGCAATGGCTGCGCGAGGTGTTCGAGCAGGTCGGCCTCGCCATCGGTGGCGATCCGCTCTGCCAGCGTTTCGACCATGTCGGCGGCGAGTGCTTCGACGGTGGGCCGCAACCGCTCGACATGGCCGCGCGCGAACGCCGCCGACACCAGCCTCCGCAACCGGGTGTGCGCCGGTGGTTCGTTCTCCAGCAGCGAGTTGCGGTGCAGCATGTTGAAGGAGGCGAACTGTTCGGCGGGCGTCGCGTCGGACCAGATCCTGCCGAGCGAACGATTCCTGAGCACGGCGGAGGCGGCGGAGTGCGACACGGCGATCGAGATGCCGAGTCCTTCGTGCCAGTGCACCTCGCCTTGTTCGCGGAGTCGCGCGAACGCGGGGTAGGGGTCTCGCAGGAAGTCGGGGTCAGCGTGATCGAACACCCGCCGACCCTAGCCTGAAAGGGCTTCGAGTAGCTTTCAGGCAAACGGCATCACGGGAGGCAGAACGTGGGCAAGGGCGCACGCAAGAAGGGCCCCAAGAAGGACAGGAAGCCGAAGGTCAGGGACGTTTTCGTCGCAAGGCCCTTCGAGGGGCTTGCCGCCGAGCCCGAGCTGATCGCGCTGCGCGAGTTCGTACCGTCGGCCACCGCGCGGCTCACCCTCGCCGGAGACGCCGAGCGCAAGGTCACCCTCGGCACCGTCCTTCCCATGGCCGCGGCAGCCTTCGTGCGGTCGGACGGCGAGGTGTTCGTCGGGATGCAGGTTCAGACCCGCTCCTCCGACATCAGCCGCGATCTCGGCAGGGCTCTGCGCTGGGCGCTGGACGCCAAACCAGGCGATGTGCTCTCCGTTCCGGACACCACGAGTCCGCCGGAGGAAGGCGAGCGGTTGCAGGACCTGCTCGTTCACGACGCCGA comes from the Prauserella marina genome and includes:
- a CDS encoding DUF4328 domain-containing protein; the encoded protein is MRPGQPHGRTRVRWVATVPAGAAPPRRAAAAEPYTGPPRYATTPRWGFPNLAWRWPTAVPGVDPRESVPLQRLRMVARNAVALLWTLAGLAVVAGGAEIWRYVLLVQSRNSALSPTVVGASDALVLAFSLLTFVLAVFAAAVVLWWFFVARSAAADEAGQEPARSTWFVLLGLLVPGPNLVLAGPILGELEHAALGRSEHTRPRPSWLVLGWWAAWVANGALLVLTVLWRMRDGVQADADGVVLSALTDLCAAGLAVLTALVVQRVTSLLAPIDGRFMRLLRVVKVSGAPEVERRPRSAMAPR
- a CDS encoding cytochrome P450 gives rise to the protein MFDHADPDFLRDPYPAFARLREQGEVHWHEGLGISIAVSHSAASAVLRNRSLGRIWSDATPAEQFASFNMLHRNSLLENEPPAHTRLRRLVSAAFARGHVERLRPTVEALAADMVETLAERIATDGEADLLEHLAQPLPVAVIAELLGVDSADGPQLVDWSNSIVKMYEYDLPQPQREAAERGAEEFASYLRAIAERRRAHPADDLLSHLVSGDLTGDEVVATAVLLLMAGHEATVNVIGNGTLALLTHRDQWDRLVADERLVSPATEELIRYDSPLQLFERTATAGVEIAGVRIEEGQKVAALLGAAARDPEVFTDPDTFDIGRDPNPHLGFGGGIHYCLGAPLARIEIAAAFDALAKRLPGLRLARTPERRPEFVIRGLRTLPVTVG
- a CDS encoding rhodanese-like domain-containing protein gives rise to the protein MAVVNPAEVPTVSVSELPSEDVVLLDVREPDEWAAGHAPEAVHIPLGDLPARVAELAELPDDKPVYVVCRSGGRSARAAAWLNAAGVVDAVNVAGGMKSWLTEGRSIVGDREGVRAEVL